The following proteins come from a genomic window of Mariniflexile sp. TRM1-10:
- the glgB gene encoding 1,4-alpha-glucan branching protein GlgB, with protein MAQVKVYSLFTDFDINLFKAGKHYRLYEKFGSHITTVDGIEGTYFAVWAPSAKQVSVIGDFNYWTAGEHQLNVRWDSSGIWEGFIPLVGKGNIYKYKIESHNNGIKTEKADPYARRCEHPPKTASIIWDDSYKWKDTDWMKKRKKHNALDAPYSVYEVHLGSWKRHLEEDRFLSYYELADDLVTYVKDMNFTHVELMPIMEYPYDPSWGYQLTGYFAPTSRFGYPEEFKYLVDKLHQNDIGLILDWVPSHFPEDAHGLGFFDGSCLYEHPDKRKGYHQDWKSLIFNYERNEVKSFLISNAIFWMDQYHADGLRVDAVASMLFLDYSREDGDWEPNIYGGRENLAAIDFLKELNQEVYASFPDVQTIAEESTAFPGVSKPVFLGGLGFGMKWMMGWMHDTLEYFGKDPVYRKYHQNDITFSLAYAFSENFMLPLSHDEVVYGKSSILGRMPGDEWQRFANLRLLFGYMFTHPGTKLVFMGTEFGQYNEWDFQESLDWNLLEFEPHKNFHNYYKALNTFYKSTPALFEKAFSGEGFEWISYDDHENCVISYIRKGYQTENDVVVVCNFTPTVREKYLIGLPIKGKLIEIFNSDAKEFGGSGVTNKTKKQLVISEKSWNGKAYSAEITLAPLAVTVFQFKS; from the coding sequence ATGGCACAAGTAAAAGTTTATAGTCTATTTACAGACTTCGATATTAACCTTTTTAAAGCAGGTAAACACTATAGGCTTTATGAAAAATTTGGGTCTCATATAACTACTGTTGATGGTATTGAGGGTACTTATTTTGCTGTTTGGGCACCAAGTGCTAAACAAGTTTCTGTAATTGGCGATTTCAACTATTGGACCGCAGGCGAACACCAATTAAACGTTCGTTGGGATAGTAGTGGCATCTGGGAAGGCTTTATTCCGTTAGTAGGTAAAGGCAATATCTACAAATACAAAATTGAAAGCCATAACAATGGCATAAAAACCGAAAAAGCAGATCCGTACGCACGTCGTTGTGAACATCCTCCAAAAACAGCTTCCATAATTTGGGACGATTCCTATAAATGGAAAGATACCGATTGGATGAAAAAGCGTAAAAAACATAACGCTTTAGATGCGCCTTATTCGGTTTATGAAGTGCATTTAGGGTCTTGGAAACGTCATTTAGAAGAAGACCGATTTTTATCGTATTATGAATTGGCAGACGATTTAGTAACTTATGTAAAAGACATGAATTTTACGCATGTAGAATTAATGCCTATTATGGAATATCCCTATGATCCTTCTTGGGGTTACCAACTTACAGGATATTTTGCACCAACATCACGCTTTGGCTATCCTGAAGAATTTAAGTATTTGGTTGACAAATTACATCAAAACGATATAGGCCTTATACTCGATTGGGTTCCTTCACATTTCCCTGAAGACGCCCACGGATTAGGTTTTTTTGATGGCTCTTGTTTATACGAACACCCCGATAAGCGCAAAGGCTATCATCAAGATTGGAAAAGCTTAATATTTAATTACGAGCGTAACGAAGTAAAATCATTTTTAATCAGTAATGCCATTTTTTGGATGGACCAATACCATGCCGATGGGTTACGTGTTGATGCCGTTGCTTCTATGCTATTTCTAGATTATTCCAGAGAAGACGGCGATTGGGAACCTAATATTTACGGTGGCAGGGAAAATCTTGCTGCTATCGATTTTCTTAAAGAACTAAACCAAGAAGTTTATGCATCGTTCCCCGATGTACAAACCATTGCCGAGGAATCTACCGCATTTCCAGGAGTTTCAAAACCAGTGTTTTTAGGAGGTTTGGGATTTGGTATGAAATGGATGATGGGTTGGATGCACGATACCCTTGAATATTTTGGAAAAGACCCTGTTTATAGAAAATACCATCAAAACGATATTACTTTCAGTTTGGCTTATGCATTTTCAGAGAATTTTATGCTACCGCTTTCACATGATGAAGTCGTGTACGGTAAAAGTTCCATTTTAGGAAGGATGCCTGGCGATGAATGGCAACGCTTTGCAAATCTTCGCCTTTTATTTGGTTATATGTTTACCCATCCCGGAACTAAATTAGTTTTTATGGGTACCGAATTTGGGCAATATAACGAATGGGATTTTCAAGAAAGTTTAGACTGGAATTTACTGGAATTCGAACCCCACAAAAACTTCCACAATTATTATAAAGCATTGAACACATTCTATAAATCAACTCCTGCCCTATTTGAAAAAGCGTTTTCAGGTGAAGGTTTTGAATGGATTAGTTATGACGACCATGAAAATTGTGTCATATCCTATATTAGAAAAGGGTATCAAACTGAAAATGATGTGGTGGTGGTTTGTAATTTTACTCCAACCGTAAGAGAAAAGTATCTTATTGGACTTCCTATAAAGGGAAAGCTCATTGAAATATTTAATAGTGATGCTAAAGAATTTGGAGGCAGTGGCGTAACTAATAAAACCAAAAAACAGTTGGTAATCTCTGAAAAATCTTGGAATGGCAAGGCGTACTCCGCTGAAATAACCTTAGCGCCTTTGGCAGTAACTGTTTTTCAGTTTAAGTCTTAG
- a CDS encoding glucose-1-phosphate adenylyltransferase gives MINNKVLSIILGGGQGSRLHPLTEERSKPAVPIAGKYRLVDIPISNCINSDIKRMFVLTQFNSASLNRHIKDTYHFSFFSSAFVDVLAAEQTPGNKGWFQGTADAVRQSMHHFLRHDFEYALILSGDQLYQMDYDKMIEAHEKSNAAISIATIPVSAKDATSFGILKANDENIVTSFIEKPDASLLPDWSSEVSDDMKKEGRNYLASMGIYIFNRELLVELMNDQSTNDFGKEIIPQSIEKHKTLSYQYEGYWTDIGNIDSFFEANIGLTDNIPKFDLYDKTKRIYTHARMLPTTKIAGTTLVRTVIAEGCLIGAAKIEQSVIGIRSRIGKETTIIKTYMMGSDYYETLLEIEEKKIKILLGIGERCFIKNAILDKNCRIGDDVRINGGSHLQDTETDTYAIKDGIVVIKKGVTIPSGFVI, from the coding sequence ATGATCAATAATAAGGTTTTATCCATCATTTTAGGTGGCGGTCAAGGTTCTAGACTACATCCATTAACAGAAGAGCGTTCAAAACCAGCAGTTCCTATTGCTGGTAAATATAGGTTAGTGGATATTCCTATTTCCAACTGCATTAATTCAGACATAAAACGCATGTTTGTATTAACGCAATTTAATTCGGCTTCCTTAAACCGTCATATAAAAGACACTTATCATTTTAGTTTTTTTAGTAGTGCCTTTGTCGACGTACTTGCGGCAGAACAAACACCCGGCAATAAGGGATGGTTTCAAGGAACTGCCGATGCCGTTCGCCAAAGCATGCATCACTTTTTAAGACACGATTTTGAGTATGCTTTAATACTATCGGGCGATCAGTTGTATCAAATGGATTACGATAAAATGATTGAAGCCCATGAAAAAAGTAACGCAGCTATTTCTATAGCTACCATTCCTGTAAGTGCTAAAGACGCAACCTCCTTCGGAATTTTAAAAGCTAACGACGAAAATATTGTAACGTCATTTATTGAAAAACCAGACGCTAGTTTATTACCCGATTGGTCCTCTGAAGTTAGCGACGACATGAAAAAAGAAGGTCGCAACTATTTAGCCTCTATGGGTATTTACATTTTTAATAGAGAGCTTTTAGTAGAATTAATGAACGACCAATCAACAAACGACTTTGGCAAAGAAATTATTCCGCAATCTATTGAAAAACATAAAACATTAAGTTATCAATATGAAGGCTATTGGACCGATATAGGTAATATCGACTCCTTTTTTGAAGCAAATATTGGTTTAACCGATAATATTCCTAAATTCGATTTATACGACAAAACAAAACGTATTTACACGCATGCTAGGATGTTGCCAACAACAAAAATAGCAGGAACCACCTTAGTAAGAACTGTAATAGCCGAAGGTTGTTTAATTGGTGCTGCAAAAATAGAACAATCTGTTATTGGTATTCGTTCTAGAATAGGTAAAGAAACAACCATTATAAAAACGTATATGATGGGCAGCGATTACTACGAAACACTGCTTGAAATTGAAGAAAAGAAAATAAAAATTTTACTGGGTATTGGTGAGCGTTGCTTTATTAAAAACGCGATTCTAGATAAAAACTGCCGCATTGGAGATGATGTTAGAATTAATGGTGGCAGCCATTTACAAGACACCGAAACAGACACGTATGCCATTAAAGACGGCATTGTAGTAATTAAAAAAGGAGTAACTATCCCTAGCGGATTTGTAATATAA